The Rissa tridactyla isolate bRisTri1 chromosome 6, bRisTri1.patW.cur.20221130, whole genome shotgun sequence DNA segment GCCCAAAGTGCCCACCTTGCAGGAAGGGGGCAATTAAGAACTATCCCAGCACTCGCTAATTAGCGCCAAGGCAATTCCCTGCTCCCCCCCTCAGATGCCCTGTCCCGTCTGTGCCCCTCCCTGGGCCGGAGCTGGGGGGGTGTGAGCGGGGTTGGGGTGTGAGCCGGGGGCTGTGAGCGGGGTTGGGGTGCGGGCAGTGCCCCGTGTGCACCCCGACACCCCGGTCTGAGCCATGCCCCGCGCAGGCTGCGGCAACAGCGCCCTGAGCCACGACCTGCACCAGCTGGGCTACCCCGACGTCACCAGCATCGACTTCTCCCCCGCCTGCATCGCCGCCATGCGTGCCCGCTACGCCCACTGCCCTGGTCTGTGCTGGGCCGTCATGGACATCCGCGCCCTCGCCTTCCCCGATGCCGCCTTCGACGTGGTGCTGGAGAAGGGCACCCTCGACGTGCTGATGGTGGAGGAGACCGACCCCTGGCACGTCTCGCCCCGGGCGGCCGCCGCGATGCACCGGGTGCTGGCAGAGGtacggggaggggggcagagggtggacCCCAGGCCCTTTTAGGTGCAGAACGTCCCTCGCCACTCTGCTTCCCTGGGGGTGCCCCAACCGGTGCCTCTGCCCTCTGCCGCTAGCCAGTGCTACCCTGCAAAGGGGCACCCAGGGGGCTCACGGTGCCCTTGGGGGTGGGAGACCCCCCACCGCTCCCCATCGCCTTCTGCCCGGGGAGGTGGATGGAGCAGGGTGTCCCCCGGGTGGCTGGGTGACCCCCGTCCTTATTGGCACTCCAAATACGTGGGGTTGGCTGTGGAGATGGGCCCCCTCCTGGCGTGGGTGGCTCTAGGGGCAcccggggggggccctgggggacACACTGAGGtggccctgcctgcccagggcaaggtGGCGACTGCGGGGCTGTGACAGGCCCTCGGCCGCCCCCGCCCTGGCTTCGATCTCTCGTTAGCGATCTCTTGTTAGTTAGTGGGGTCCCCATCCTCCGGTCTggggttgccatggcaacccccGTCAGCATCGACTGGGCCCTGGCGTTGCTACGGGGACAGGCGATGCCTCCGGCCCGTTCATTGGCGGTGGCAGGGACCAGGGGTTGCGGGTCCTGGcaatccccccccaccccagggcaaTGACTGCAAGGGTAATTAGTTGCTGCATTTTCCCGGCACCCCTGGGGGGGACATGGGCCTCTGGGAGGGTGCTCGTGGCTACTGCTCTCCCCTCCGTGTCCTTTCTTGTCCCCCTGAGCCCGGGGGGGGAGCAGGACCCCagtgctgggggcagcggggtgccctgccagcactgctgcctgTCCTTGTCATTTGGCCAAACAGACGGGATTtagtgctgcttttcccttttttttttttttttccctttttaatccCCCACTGaatccctgccctcccccagcaTTGCTGGGCACTGGCCTCCGCTCGAGACCGGTCCCCACTGTCCTCGTCCCTGGGGGGATTCGCGGGGTGTTCCCGCACGGGTCCGGCCGCCGCTGGCACCCCTCTCCTTGCCCCCACCCCCTTTCTCAGGGCAGGGGGGCCGGGGGTTTCACAGCCTCTGTCCTGCTCTCCCTGGGGGGAACATGAGGACCTGAAAACCCGCCCTGCTGCGGGGATGCCCCGGGGGCAGCCCTGTCCCGGTGATCCCTGGGCGGTGGGTCAGTGCCGGAGCCCCTGTGTTCCCCCCGTGCTGGCCGGCGGATGCGAAGGTTTCCTGCGCCCGTCTCTAAGCAACGGCCGTTAGTGCTCTATTAAGGAGGGATGGGATGCGGGATGCCTCTCGCTGGGCTCCAGACGGagatccctgcctgccccttgcCCCGGGGAACCCCCCGTGCCTGTCTGTTGGGAATCCGTGGGGCCTTTCCCGCATGGATGCATCCAGCGCTTtgcaggagggatgctgagctgggggggccggggcgggggggggatgcaaGGACCTGCCTTCCCCTTTTCCTGGGCAAAACACTCATGTTTGGTTCAAAAGCCCCCACCGCGGCggggacacgcacacacacacacgcagtcTGCTGTCACCTCTCCATCCCTGGCCCCAGCCAGCGCTGAGCCCTGGAGCTTCCCAGCGGGATTAAACCAGTGCTCGGGAACCCCCCCTTggcccccagccctctcccctgcccttgCCGGGGGGGTAGGCTGGGGGTGTCCCCGCCGGGGGGGAGCTAGCGGGGGGGctggccgcccgcccgccccgggcgcTGCCTTTGCATGCCGAGCACGCGAGCGCTGGCCGTAAAAGCCTTTTGACATTGGATAAAGCCAAGCAAGAAAATTGATGTTCTTTTCCATCCTGTTAGTGGGGGCTTAGTTCCAGCGGGGAGAAAATGGTGATTAAAAGGGTCGAGTCCTTTTCCATCCAACCCGTCGCCCCCCCCGCGCTCCGCCTGTCAAGGGGGGGGGCGCtgggtgccccggggaggggggcatGCGACGGGGTCCCGTGCTGCTCTGGGGGGGCCTGTGCCCGGGAGGGCGAAGCTTTTCCCAGCGCCGGGGCTGGGTCTCCGTGCTGTCTGCGGTGGAGGAGGGTGAAGGGTTTTGGGGATGCTCCGTGGTTTTGGGGCGCAGGGAGAGGCGGTGCCTGGGGGTGGTCTGAGGACGTGTCAGAGCCGAGGGGGGTATCTCTGGGTGGGGCAAGGTTAGGACAGGAGATTTGGGGGTGAgtgggagaggctgggggggatcTTCGGCAGACGGtgatgggggtccctggggacaggTCGGCTGAACCTCACTGTGTCCCCCTGCCCGGTGCCGGGGGCTGTCCTGCCGCAGGTGAGCCGGGTGCTGCGCCCGGGGGGCTGCTTCATCTCCATCACCTTCGCCCAGCCCCACTTCCGCAAGCCCCACTACGCCCAGGAGGCCTTCGGCTGGTCCCTGCGCCACGTCGcctgcggggacggggatgggggtgCCGGCGCCTTCCACTACTTCCTCTACGTCATGCGCAAGGGGCAGCCCCTGGACCCCGCCGACCTGGCCCTGGGGCGCCGGCTGCaccagcccgccccggccc contains these protein-coding regions:
- the EEF1AKMT4 gene encoding EEF1A lysine methyltransferase 4 yields the protein MERRRAPADSRRYGQRRFWDERYRREGAEPREWLGGLSRFLPQLQPELRPGDRILVLGCGNSALSHDLHQLGYPDVTSIDFSPACIAAMRARYAHCPGLCWAVMDIRALAFPDAAFDVVLEKGTLDVLMVEETDPWHVSPRAAAAMHRVLAEVSRVLRPGGCFISITFAQPHFRKPHYAQEAFGWSLRHVACGDGDGGAGAFHYFLYVMRKGQPLDPADLALGRRLHQPAPAPAPLPPPAPPDDDEDYLLAIQL